From a region of the Myroides sp. JBRI-B21084 genome:
- a CDS encoding DUF805 domain-containing protein has translation MIEWYKKVVFENYANFNGRARRAEYWNFVLCNFLIAMVFYLPIIFSILTISQGELSPLFYIFYGLFIVYNLVVLIPTLAVAVRRLHDIGKSGWFYFVGLIPIVGSIILLVWLFTDGERGSNLYGDDPKQIN, from the coding sequence ATGATTGAATGGTACAAAAAAGTAGTTTTTGAAAACTACGCAAATTTTAACGGAAGAGCACGTAGAGCTGAATATTGGAATTTTGTTTTATGTAATTTTTTAATAGCAATGGTATTTTATTTACCTATAATTTTTTCAATATTAACTATTAGTCAAGGTGAGTTAAGTCCCCTATTTTATATTTTTTATGGCTTATTTATAGTTTATAATTTAGTTGTTTTAATTCCAACATTAGCAGTAGCCGTGCGTAGGTTACATGATATTGGTAAAAGCGGTTGGTTTTACTTTGTAGGGTTAATACCAATTGTAGGTTCAATTATATTATTAGTATGGTTGTTTACCGATGGGGAAAGAGGAAGTAATCTATACGGAGATGACCCTAAACAAATAAATTAA
- a CDS encoding UDP-N-acetylmuramate--L-alanine ligase, whose protein sequence is MRVHFIAIGGSAMHNLALALNDKGDVVTGSDDAIFEPSKSRLQAKGLLPEQMGWFAEKITNDIDAVILGMHAKADNPELLKAQELGLKIYSYPEFIFEHAKNKTRVVIGGSHGKTTITSMILHVMNYHNVAVDYLVGAQLEGFNNMVHLTQENDFMVIEGDEYLSSPTDLRPKFHLYQPNIALISGIAWDHINVFPTFDNYVDQFKIFIDKITNGGILVYNENDAVVKQIAEEAEKPIRKMPYSLPEYTIENGVTYLETLDGAMPIEVFGEHNLSNLAGAKWICQNMGIDEAEFYEAIASFKGASKRLEKIAQTPTSVAYKDFAHSPSKVSATTQAVKKQYPNKKLVACLELHTYSSLNAQFLTEYQGALNAADVAVVFYSPDAVAIKKLTEVSKEQIEQAFKRDDLIVYTNPDEFKSFLVVQDFTDSVLLLMSSGNYGGLNFDEVQSIIE, encoded by the coding sequence ATGCGTGTACATTTTATAGCAATTGGTGGCAGCGCCATGCACAATTTAGCATTAGCTTTAAACGATAAAGGCGATGTAGTTACAGGTAGCGATGATGCTATTTTTGAACCATCAAAATCGCGTTTGCAAGCAAAAGGCTTACTGCCTGAACAAATGGGTTGGTTTGCCGAAAAGATTACCAACGATATTGACGCAGTTATTTTAGGTATGCACGCAAAAGCCGATAATCCTGAATTATTAAAAGCGCAAGAATTAGGCTTAAAAATTTATTCGTATCCCGAATTTATTTTTGAACACGCAAAAAATAAAACCCGTGTTGTTATTGGTGGTTCACATGGTAAAACTACCATTACGTCAATGATTTTACACGTTATGAATTACCACAACGTAGCGGTAGATTACTTAGTTGGTGCTCAGTTAGAAGGGTTTAACAACATGGTTCATCTTACGCAAGAAAATGATTTTATGGTTATAGAAGGCGATGAATACCTATCATCACCTACAGATTTGCGTCCTAAATTTCATTTATACCAACCAAATATTGCATTAATTAGTGGCATTGCTTGGGATCATATCAATGTTTTTCCAACTTTTGATAACTATGTAGATCAGTTTAAAATTTTTATAGACAAAATTACAAACGGTGGTATTTTAGTGTATAACGAAAACGATGCTGTAGTAAAACAAATTGCCGAAGAAGCTGAAAAACCTATACGTAAAATGCCGTATTCATTACCAGAATATACCATTGAAAACGGAGTGACATATTTAGAAACATTAGACGGAGCAATGCCTATCGAGGTTTTTGGCGAACACAATTTAAGCAACTTAGCAGGTGCTAAATGGATTTGCCAAAATATGGGAATTGATGAAGCCGAGTTTTACGAAGCCATTGCATCGTTTAAAGGCGCAAGTAAACGTTTAGAGAAAATTGCCCAAACCCCAACCAGCGTGGCTTATAAAGATTTTGCCCATTCGCCAAGTAAAGTTTCTGCAACTACACAAGCAGTTAAAAAGCAATATCCTAATAAAAAATTAGTAGCTTGTTTAGAATTACATACTTACAGTAGTTTAAACGCCCAATTTTTAACCGAATATCAAGGTGCGTTAAATGCTGCTGATGTAGCCGTGGTTTTTTACAGCCCAGATGCTGTTGCTATTAAAAAATTAACCGAAGTTAGTAAAGAGCAAATTGAACAAGCTTTTAAGCGCGATGATTTAATTGTGTACACAAATCCCGATGAATTTAAATCGTTTTTAGTAGTGCAAGATTTTACCGATTCGGTTTTATTGTTAATGAGCTCTGGTAATTACGGCGGACTGAATTTTGATGAAGTACAAAGTATTATAGAATAA
- the radC gene encoding RadC family protein, with protein MSVEDKHFSIKNWAEDDQPREKLLYKGKNALSDAELIAILIGSGSRNESAVDLCKRILQQNNNQLHQLQKQSIQQLMQFKGIGEAKAITIVAALELAKRLQLSETKELTKIASAADVCKLMQPIIGDLPHEEFWVLLLNNSNKVIYKLQLSKGGLTQTVVDIRLIFKTALEHLATAIIIVHNHPSGQLTPSTADKDITQKIKIAGKSLDISLLDHLIITKNNYYSFADEGDL; from the coding sequence ATGAGTGTTGAAGATAAGCATTTTTCTATAAAAAATTGGGCAGAAGATGATCAACCAAGAGAAAAGTTATTGTATAAGGGTAAAAATGCGCTTAGCGATGCCGAGTTGATTGCTATTTTAATTGGATCGGGCAGCAGAAACGAAAGCGCAGTAGATTTGTGTAAACGTATTTTACAACAAAACAACAATCAATTACATCAACTACAAAAACAAAGTATTCAGCAGTTAATGCAGTTTAAAGGCATTGGCGAAGCCAAAGCAATAACCATAGTTGCGGCATTAGAGCTGGCAAAGCGTTTACAACTTTCTGAAACCAAAGAACTAACTAAAATTGCTAGCGCAGCCGATGTTTGTAAACTTATGCAGCCAATAATAGGCGATTTGCCACACGAAGAATTTTGGGTGTTATTGTTAAACAATAGCAACAAAGTAATTTATAAGTTACAACTAAGCAAAGGCGGACTTACACAAACAGTAGTAGATATACGCTTAATTTTTAAAACTGCTTTAGAACATTTGGCTACAGCTATTATAATTGTGCACAACCATCCTTCGGGGCAATTAACACCAAGTACAGCCGATAAAGACATAACACAAAAAATTAAAATAGCAGGCAAAAGTTTAGATATTTCATTGTTAGATCATTTAATAATTACAAAGAATAATTATTACAGCTTTGCCGATGAGGGCGATTTGTAA
- a CDS encoding ABC transporter ATP-binding protein yields MITTHNLTFSYSDTQKFAFPDIDCQNGQTLLVTGNSGTGKTTLLHLLGGLLKPSAGSIQINQQDILQLSVSKLDAFRGQSIGMILQKSFFIEALTVLDNVILASWIAQKSKAKEKALRILSDLGLQEHAHKLPSQLSIGQQQRVNIARALINNPSVILADEPTSSLDDENALIVAKLLSNLAKEYQTSLVIVTHDQRLKALFNHQINLL; encoded by the coding sequence ATGATTACAACGCATAATCTAACATTTTCCTATTCAGATACACAAAAGTTTGCATTTCCTGATATCGATTGCCAAAATGGACAAACTTTATTAGTTACAGGAAATTCGGGAACAGGGAAAACAACTTTGTTACACTTGTTAGGTGGTTTATTAAAGCCATCGGCAGGTTCCATTCAAATAAACCAACAAGATATATTACAATTATCTGTATCTAAATTAGATGCATTTAGAGGACAATCGATTGGAATGATTCTGCAAAAATCGTTTTTTATCGAAGCACTAACCGTTTTAGATAATGTAATTTTGGCTTCGTGGATTGCTCAAAAATCAAAAGCTAAAGAAAAAGCGTTACGAATTTTAAGCGATTTGGGCTTACAAGAACATGCACATAAATTACCAAGTCAATTAAGTATTGGCCAACAGCAACGCGTAAATATTGCAAGGGCGTTAATAAATAATCCATCGGTTATTTTGGCCGATGAACCTACTTCAAGTCTAGACGATGAAAACGCATTAATTGTAGCAAAATTGTTAAGTAATTTAGCTAAAGAATATCAAACATCGTTAGTAATTGTAACCCACGATCAACGATTAAAAGCATTGTTTAACCATCAAATAAATTTATTATGA
- a CDS encoding ABC transporter permease produces MISKIAWKNTWFKPLNTFLSIVLLTASVSIISILILLQKQFEEKFSSSMDQIDLVLGAKGSPLQLILSSVYQMDAPPGNISYTEAEAWMNKPMVESAVPLAYGDNYLGYKIVGTTDNYTKHFSLKLQQGKLFTNNFEVVLGATIAAKTNLKIGSTFFGTHGDAQEGEVHDHYAYKVVGILAPSGKVADNLILSNIESVWGMHDHDHAVEEHDHHEGEVQQHEEINPHEGKEITAVLLKMRNNMAKMTWPRIIPQNTEMQAASPVLEVNRLFALFGVGITALTYLAYGIMLISGISIFVALYNTLKERKYEFALLRITGASKLQLLWLVLLESIFLCTIGFILGIVFGRIGLYFLSISSQEEFKMAFNPLEFLWKEEGMLFVATLSVGIIAAIIPALKAYSVNISKTLANA; encoded by the coding sequence ATGATTAGTAAAATTGCATGGAAAAACACTTGGTTTAAACCATTAAACACCTTTTTAAGCATTGTGCTTTTAACCGCATCGGTTTCTATTATATCAATTTTAATTTTGTTGCAGAAACAATTTGAAGAGAAATTTTCATCATCAATGGATCAAATCGATTTGGTTTTAGGTGCGAAAGGTAGTCCGCTACAGTTGATACTTTCGTCGGTTTACCAAATGGATGCACCACCGGGAAATATTTCGTACACCGAAGCCGAAGCATGGATGAATAAACCAATGGTAGAAAGCGCGGTTCCGTTAGCTTATGGCGATAACTATTTAGGATATAAAATTGTCGGAACCACAGATAATTATACTAAACACTTTAGTTTAAAACTGCAACAAGGCAAGTTGTTTACAAATAATTTTGAAGTTGTATTAGGCGCAACCATTGCAGCTAAAACCAATTTAAAAATAGGCAGCACATTTTTTGGAACACATGGCGATGCACAGGAAGGCGAAGTGCACGACCATTATGCATATAAAGTTGTAGGTATTTTAGCACCATCGGGTAAAGTGGCAGATAATTTAATTCTTTCAAATATAGAATCGGTATGGGGAATGCATGACCACGACCACGCTGTTGAAGAACATGATCACCACGAAGGCGAAGTACAACAACACGAAGAAATCAATCCGCACGAAGGCAAAGAAATTACAGCCGTATTGCTTAAAATGCGTAACAATATGGCAAAAATGACTTGGCCTAGAATCATACCTCAAAATACCGAAATGCAAGCAGCATCGCCTGTATTAGAAGTGAATAGGCTTTTTGCTTTATTTGGCGTAGGTATTACCGCTTTAACTTATTTGGCATACGGTATTATGTTAATTTCGGGCATAAGTATTTTTGTTGCTTTGTACAATACTTTAAAAGAGCGTAAATATGAATTTGCTTTACTGCGTATTACTGGTGCTAGTAAATTGCAATTGTTGTGGTTGGTTTTGTTAGAAAGTATTTTTTTATGTACCATAGGGTTTATTCTTGGTATTGTTTTTGGTAGAATTGGTTTGTATTTTCTATCAATTTCTTCGCAAGAAGAATTTAAAATGGCCTTTAATCCATTAGAATTTTTATGGAAAGAGGAAGGAATGCTTTTTGTAGCAACTTTAAGTGTTGGTATTATTGCCGCAATTATACCTGCATTAAAAGCATATTCAGTAAATATATCTAAAACATTAGCTAATGCTTAA
- a CDS encoding YjjG family noncanonical pyrimidine nucleotidase, with protein MVVKEHISHLFFDLDHTIYDFDKNASLTFQAIFNDMQLNGVGDFMTHFKPINDYYWEKYANTEITHDELRYGRLKDTFTAIDVQVNDEAIYHIADQFIQQLPNHNHVFDGAHDTLNALKNNYSLHIITNGPNLVQERKLKNAGLTSYFSSITNSEMAGVKKPHLAIFEYALQAANATPKQSVMIGDSIHADINGALNAGMQVVWFNEFKNINTLGVPEVNHLKQLLDIL; from the coding sequence ATGGTTGTAAAAGAACATATTTCGCATTTGTTTTTTGATTTAGATCATACCATTTATGATTTTGATAAAAACGCTTCACTCACTTTTCAAGCTATTTTTAACGATATGCAATTGAATGGGGTAGGTGATTTTATGACTCATTTTAAACCAATAAACGATTATTATTGGGAGAAATATGCCAATACCGAAATTACCCATGATGAATTGCGCTACGGTAGATTAAAAGATACATTTACTGCAATTGATGTACAGGTAAACGATGAAGCTATTTATCACATTGCCGATCAATTTATACAGCAATTACCTAATCACAATCATGTTTTTGATGGAGCGCATGATACATTAAACGCTTTAAAAAATAACTATTCGTTACATATTATTACCAACGGACCAAATTTGGTACAAGAGCGTAAATTAAAAAATGCAGGCCTAACTAGTTATTTTTCAAGCATAACCAATTCTGAAATGGCAGGTGTAAAAAAACCACATCTGGCTATTTTTGAATACGCATTGCAAGCTGCAAATGCAACACCAAAGCAAAGTGTAATGATTGGCGATAGCATACATGCCGATATTAACGGCGCGTTAAATGCTGGTATGCAGGTAGTTTGGTTTAACGAATTTAAAAATATAAATACATTAGGAGTTCCCGAAGTGAATCATTTAAAACAACTTTTAGATATTTTATAA
- a CDS encoding replication-associated recombination protein A: MKAPLAERIRPKKLEDYISQSHLVGTQGILTQSIKRGVIPSMIFWGPPGTGKTTLAEIIAQESNRPFYVLSAINAGVKDVREVIEKAKGSGGLFTPKNPILFIDEIHRFSKSQQDSLLAAVEKGWVTLIGATTENPSFEVIPALLSRCQVYTLNAFTKADLEALLNRALLVDEDLKDKNITITENEALFRVSGGDGRKLLNTFELIVSTLDGDTIEITNEKVMQIVQKKTVLYDKTGEQHYDIISAFIKSIRGSDPNGAVYWLARMIEGGEDLKFIARRLLISASEDIGLANPTAIIMANNIFQAVSVIGYPESRILLSQCAIYLATSPKSNASYMAIGNAQAVVKQTGDLSIPIHLRNAPTKLMKELGYGEDYKYSHDFPGNFAYQEYLPDDLVNTSFYEPGDNTREKQTKDFLHQRWQGKYGY, translated from the coding sequence ATGAAAGCACCGTTAGCAGAACGCATACGTCCTAAAAAATTAGAAGATTACATCAGTCAATCGCATTTGGTTGGTACACAAGGTATTTTAACGCAAAGTATAAAACGCGGCGTTATCCCGTCGATGATATTTTGGGGGCCACCCGGCACAGGTAAAACTACTTTAGCCGAAATTATTGCACAAGAAAGCAACAGACCTTTTTATGTTTTAAGTGCAATTAACGCAGGTGTAAAAGATGTACGCGAAGTTATTGAAAAAGCCAAAGGAAGTGGCGGCTTGTTTACACCTAAAAATCCCATTTTGTTTATTGATGAAATTCATAGATTTAGTAAATCACAGCAAGATTCGCTTTTGGCAGCCGTTGAAAAAGGTTGGGTTACTTTAATTGGTGCAACGACCGAAAATCCTAGTTTTGAAGTAATTCCTGCTTTGTTATCGCGTTGCCAAGTTTATACTTTAAATGCTTTTACTAAAGCCGATTTAGAAGCGTTATTAAACCGAGCTTTGTTAGTTGATGAGGATTTAAAAGATAAAAATATTACTATTACTGAAAACGAAGCTTTATTCAGGGTTTCGGGAGGTGATGGTAGAAAATTGTTAAATACTTTTGAATTAATTGTAAGTACTTTAGATGGTGATACTATTGAAATTACCAATGAAAAAGTAATGCAAATTGTTCAAAAAAAAACTGTTTTATATGACAAAACTGGTGAACAACATTACGATATTATTTCGGCCTTTATAAAATCGATACGCGGAAGCGATCCAAACGGTGCCGTTTATTGGTTAGCCCGAATGATTGAAGGTGGCGAAGATTTAAAATTTATTGCTCGCAGATTATTAATCTCGGCATCTGAAGACATTGGGTTAGCAAACCCCACCGCAATAATAATGGCAAACAATATTTTTCAGGCAGTATCGGTTATTGGTTACCCCGAAAGTAGAATTTTACTAAGCCAATGTGCTATTTATTTGGCAACATCGCCAAAAAGCAACGCCAGTTATATGGCTATAGGCAATGCACAAGCGGTAGTAAAACAAACTGGCGATTTATCGATTCCTATTCATTTGCGCAACGCACCAACCAAATTAATGAAAGAATTAGGTTATGGCGAAGATTATAAATACAGTCACGATTTTCCTGGAAATTTTGCATACCAAGAATATTTACCCGACGATTTAGTAAACACATCTTTTTATGAACCAGGTGACAATACACGCGAAAAACAAACCAAAGATTTTTTACACCAACGTTGGCAAGGTAAATATGGATATTAA
- a CDS encoding rhomboid family intramembrane serine protease: METDQLKYRPAVFWVPFIFILTLWVIYYLDWRYFFEWNNYGIVPHTFKGLRGVIFSPFLHGSVQHLWNNTIALAVLLPLICYYYYQNWQTLVFGGILLSGLGTWLIATSGRHIGASGLIYVLTAYMFFTGIRSKQYRLMAISFLMIILYGSSVWYMLPDVEKGISWQGHLAGFISGFILSYILKKPQLEPQYKYNWQHPDFDESKDDFIKQFDAKGNFKPLPLLHTDDQGYTYNDTFYRQTPKLTQQILYKNWLTITVFVTN; the protein is encoded by the coding sequence ATGGAAACAGATCAACTAAAATACCGCCCAGCCGTTTTTTGGGTGCCTTTTATATTTATACTTACGCTTTGGGTTATTTATTATTTAGATTGGCGTTACTTTTTTGAATGGAACAATTACGGAATTGTACCACACACATTTAAAGGATTACGAGGCGTTATTTTTTCACCATTTTTACATGGTTCGGTACAACATTTATGGAACAACACTATAGCACTTGCCGTTTTATTACCTTTAATTTGTTACTATTATTACCAAAATTGGCAAACATTGGTTTTTGGTGGTATTTTACTTTCGGGGTTAGGTACATGGCTTATTGCTACAAGTGGTAGACACATTGGTGCCAGCGGACTTATATATGTTTTAACCGCCTATATGTTTTTTACAGGTATACGCAGTAAGCAATACCGTTTAATGGCAATATCGTTTTTAATGATTATTTTATACGGAAGTTCGGTTTGGTACATGCTGCCCGATGTTGAAAAAGGCATTTCGTGGCAAGGTCATTTAGCTGGTTTTATTTCAGGTTTTATTCTTTCGTACATCCTTAAAAAACCGCAACTAGAACCGCAATACAAATACAATTGGCAACATCCTGATTTTGATGAAAGCAAAGACGATTTTATAAAACAGTTCGATGCAAAAGGTAATTTTAAACCCTTGCCGTTATTGCATACCGATGATCAAGGATATACTTATAACGATACTTTTTACCGACAAACACCTAAACTTACTCAGCAAATTTTATATAAAAATTGGCTTACTATTACGGTTTTTGTAACTAATTAA
- a CDS encoding VOC family protein has translation MKLGAFSISLTVKDIHQSKAFYEKLGFEYKGGDITQNWIVLKNGTTVIGLFQDMFPKNIITFNPGWDQNAQHLPEFNDVRIIQEQLKQAGIQLTKEADESTSGPEYITLEDPDGNQILIDQHR, from the coding sequence ATGAAATTAGGCGCTTTTTCTATTAGCTTAACCGTAAAGGATATTCACCAATCAAAAGCTTTTTATGAAAAATTAGGTTTTGAATATAAAGGTGGCGACATCACCCAAAATTGGATTGTTCTTAAAAACGGTACTACCGTTATTGGTCTTTTTCAAGACATGTTTCCAAAAAACATTATTACGTTTAATCCAGGTTGGGACCAAAACGCACAACATTTACCAGAATTTAACGATGTACGCATCATTCAAGAACAATTAAAACAAGCAGGTATTCAGCTTACAAAAGAAGCCGATGAAAGTACATCAGGTCCAGAATACATTACTTTAGAAGATCCCGACGGAAATCAAATTCTTATAGATCAACACAGATAA
- a CDS encoding VOC family protein, with protein MATVNTYLNFSGNCEEAFNFYKSVFGTEFSYIGRFGEMPPQEDCEPMNEEFANKIMHVSLPIGNTILMGSDTGGEWAPNFVQGNNFAISINTDSKEEADVLFNGLSAGGMVTMPMADTFWGAYFGMFTDKFGINWMVNYDVPQPE; from the coding sequence ATGGCAACAGTAAACACTTATTTAAACTTTAGCGGAAATTGCGAAGAAGCATTTAATTTTTATAAATCGGTTTTTGGTACCGAGTTTAGTTATATTGGCCGATTTGGTGAAATGCCTCCACAAGAAGACTGCGAACCAATGAATGAAGAGTTTGCTAACAAAATTATGCACGTAAGTTTACCAATTGGTAATACCATTTTAATGGGTAGCGATACAGGTGGCGAATGGGCACCAAATTTTGTACAAGGTAATAATTTTGCAATTTCAATTAATACCGATAGTAAAGAAGAAGCCGATGTGCTTTTTAATGGACTTTCAGCTGGTGGTATGGTTACTATGCCAATGGCCGATACTTTTTGGGGTGCGTACTTTGGTATGTTTACAGATAAATTTGGAATTAATTGGATGGTGAATTACGATGTACCACAACCAGAATAA
- the katG gene encoding catalase/peroxidase HPI: MENAGNDISKCPFHNGTITKAVAGNGTTNNDWWPNRLRLDILRQHSSKSDPMGDDFNYSDEFKKLDLEALKAALKALMTDSQDWWPADFGHYGPLFVRMAWHSAGTYRVQDGRGGAGAGQQRFAPLNSWPDNVSLDKARRLLWPIKQKYGRKISWADLMILTGNMALESMGFKTLGFAGGRADVWESDMDVYWGSEKTWLGGDVRYSQGSEGVAENHGVISSEDNANGKQHTRDLENPLAAVQMGLIYVNPEGPDGNPDPIAAANDIRDTFSRMAMNDEETVALIAGGHTFGKAHGAASADHLGKEPEAEGLEQQGFGWENKFGTGKGADTITSGLEVTWTQKPTEWTNLFFENLFEYEWELTKSPAGAHQWEAVNAIDSVPLAHDSSKKQKPRMLTTDLSLRFDPEYGKISRRFYENPDEFADAFAKAWFKLTHRDMGPRERYLGADVPQQVFKWQDPVPAVDHELINEEDIAQLKVQLNALDLSASELVGTAWASASTFRGSDKRGGANGARIRLEPMKNWEVNNPIQLNKVLTALEKVQSQFNASGKKISLADLIVLAGNVGIEKAAKNTGFNVQVPFAPGRTDAFQEQTDVESVAFLEPIADGFRNYRKNIRSSVSTEELLIDKAQLLTLTAPELTVLLGGLRSININFDGSKNGVLTDRLGQLTNDFFVNLLDMNTQWKAMGTDKEIYLGTDRKNGTPKWTGTRADLVFGSNSELRAIAEVYASTDANEKFINDFVSAWTKVMNADRFDLK, translated from the coding sequence ATGGAAAACGCAGGAAACGATATTAGCAAATGCCCGTTTCACAACGGAACTATAACAAAAGCAGTTGCTGGCAACGGAACAACTAACAACGATTGGTGGCCAAACCGATTAAGACTTGATATTTTACGTCAACATTCATCAAAGTCTGATCCTATGGGCGATGATTTTAATTATTCAGACGAATTTAAAAAACTTGATTTAGAAGCTTTAAAAGCAGCTTTAAAAGCTTTAATGACCGACTCACAAGATTGGTGGCCTGCTGATTTTGGACATTACGGACCACTCTTTGTTCGTATGGCTTGGCATAGTGCAGGTACTTATCGTGTGCAAGATGGTAGGGGTGGTGCAGGGGCTGGTCAACAACGATTTGCACCATTAAACTCTTGGCCCGATAATGTTTCGTTAGATAAAGCGCGAAGATTGTTATGGCCAATTAAACAAAAATACGGACGCAAAATTTCATGGGCAGATTTAATGATTCTTACAGGAAATATGGCTTTGGAATCTATGGGTTTCAAAACATTGGGATTTGCTGGTGGACGTGCCGATGTTTGGGAATCCGATATGGATGTATACTGGGGAAGTGAAAAAACGTGGTTGGGTGGCGATGTTCGATACTCACAAGGATCCGAAGGTGTTGCAGAAAATCACGGAGTTATTTCATCAGAAGATAATGCCAATGGAAAACAACACACACGCGATTTGGAAAATCCGTTAGCAGCGGTTCAAATGGGATTGATTTATGTGAATCCTGAAGGACCAGATGGAAACCCCGATCCAATTGCGGCAGCAAATGACATACGCGATACGTTTTCACGTATGGCAATGAACGATGAAGAAACCGTTGCTTTAATAGCAGGCGGTCACACATTTGGCAAAGCTCATGGCGCAGCGTCGGCAGATCATTTAGGTAAAGAACCAGAAGCAGAAGGTTTAGAACAACAAGGTTTTGGTTGGGAAAATAAGTTTGGTACTGGTAAAGGGGCTGACACTATAACTTCTGGATTAGAAGTAACTTGGACACAAAAACCTACTGAATGGACCAATCTTTTCTTTGAAAATTTATTTGAATATGAATGGGAATTAACCAAAAGTCCGGCGGGTGCACACCAATGGGAAGCTGTTAATGCAATTGATTCTGTTCCTTTGGCACATGATAGCTCGAAAAAGCAAAAACCACGAATGCTTACAACCGATTTGTCGTTACGATTTGATCCTGAATACGGAAAAATATCGCGCCGTTTTTACGAAAATCCTGATGAATTTGCAGATGCCTTCGCAAAAGCATGGTTTAAATTAACACATAGAGATATGGGGCCGCGCGAACGTTATTTGGGTGCCGATGTTCCACAGCAAGTTTTTAAATGGCAAGATCCAGTTCCGGCGGTTGATCACGAGTTAATTAATGAGGAAGATATAGCACAGTTGAAAGTACAATTAAATGCTTTAGATTTATCGGCTTCAGAATTAGTAGGTACGGCTTGGGCTTCGGCTTCAACTTTCCGTGGTTCAGATAAACGTGGCGGAGCAAACGGCGCGCGTATTCGTTTAGAGCCTATGAAAAACTGGGAAGTAAACAATCCTATTCAGTTAAATAAAGTGTTAACGGCTTTAGAAAAAGTTCAGTCGCAATTCAATGCATCAGGAAAAAAAATTTCATTGGCAGATTTAATTGTTTTGGCAGGAAATGTCGGAATTGAAAAAGCAGCTAAAAATACTGGATTTAATGTTCAAGTTCCTTTTGCTCCAGGAAGAACAGATGCTTTTCAAGAACAAACCGATGTGGAATCGGTAGCATTTTTAGAACCAATTGCAGACGGATTTAGAAATTATCGTAAAAACATCAGAAGTTCGGTATCAACCGAAGAATTATTGATTGATAAAGCACAATTATTAACCTTAACAGCTCCGGAATTGACGGTTTTATTGGGTGGATTACGTTCGATCAATATTAATTTTGATGGATCTAAAAACGGTGTGCTAACAGATCGTCTCGGACAGTTGACAAACGATTTCTTTGTGAATTTGCTGGATATGAACACGCAATGGAAAGCTATGGGAACCGATAAAGAAATTTATTTGGGAACCGATCGTAAAAACGGAACTCCAAAATGGACGGGTACGCGTGCTGATTTGGTTTTTGGATCAAACTCTGAATTAAGAGCTATTGCGGAAGTTTACGCAAGTACCGATGCTAATGAAAAATTTATTAATGATTTTGTTTCAGCTTGGACAAAAGTAATGAACGCAGATCGCTTTGATTTAAAATAA